From the Toxotes jaculatrix isolate fToxJac2 chromosome 15, fToxJac2.pri, whole genome shotgun sequence genome, one window contains:
- the LOC121194251 gene encoding transmembrane protein 50B — protein MAGFLDNFRWPECDCIDWGERRNAVASIVAGVLFFTGWWIMIDAAVAYPTKEQLNHAFHTCGVFSTIAFFMINAVSNGQVRGDTYGEGCLGRTGARVWLFIGFMIMFGSLIASIWILFGGYVVPKNEVAPGLAVFFQNAFIFFSTLIYKFGRTEDLWG, from the exons ATGGCTGGCTTTCTGGATAACTTCCGCTGGCCAGAGTGCGATTGCATCGactggggagagaggaggaacgcAGTGGCTTCTATTGTGGCTGGAGTTCTG TTCTTCACAGGCTGGTGGATCATGATTGATGCAGCAGTGGCGTATCCGACCAAGGAGCAATTGAACCATGCCTTCCACACATGTGGTGTCTTCTCCACCATAGCATTTTTCAT gATCAATGCAGTTTCTAATGGCCAGGTGAGGGGAGACACGTATGGAGAAGGCTGTCTTGGCAGAACAG GAGCTCGTGTCTGGCTGTTTATTGGTTTTATGATAATGTTTGGCTCGCTCATCGCCTCTATCTGGATCCTTTTCGGTGGCTACGTGGTGCCAA AGAATGAAGTGGCACCAGGCCTGGCTGTATTCTTTCAGAATGCCTTCATCTTTTTTAG CACTCTGATCTACAAGTTTGGCCGGACTGAAGATTTATGGGGTTAG
- the ifngr2 gene encoding interferon gamma receptor 2 isoform X2, translating to MWTPATEERDLTYTVQYSSFNTKVWQDVPACIQTPFNSCNVAFTKDQSQHGCVKLRVRAERRGLKSIPVKACSRHSDTCSPEVNLTARPGSLTVYLNKNNSLTAEHAAHVKHRVYYGKEGESLERMYEDGTLSVSISNLEEGQRYCTKVQYLYYSDPIGLERCTQCEVIPKSRHKAKETEAIVAVVVVVVLVALMTSGAYFLIFQRRRIKQWLQPPCEIPPHFLLEPFPEHHISALTSSPTEGRYDIISSIE from the exons ATGTGGACCCCCGCCACTGAGGAGAGGGACCTCACCTATACTGTCCAGTACAGCAG CTTCAACACCAAAGTGTGGCAGGATGTACCAGCTTGCATCCAGACACCTTTCAACTCATGCAATGTCGCCTTCACCAAGGATCAGAGCCAGCACGGCTGTGTGAAGCTGCGTGTGCGAGCAGAGAGACGTGGCCTGAAGTCAATACCAGTCAAAGCCTGCAGCAGACACA gcgACACCTGCAGCCCTGAAGTCAATCTGACTGCACGGCCCGGCTCCCTGACTGTTTATTTGAACAAGAACAACAGTTTGACCGCGGAACATGCAGCCCATGTAAAACACAGGGTCTACTATGGCAAAGAAGGAGAGTCACTGGAG cgTATGTATGAAGATGGTACGTTATCGGTGTCCATCTCCAACCTGGAGGAGGGACAACGATACTGTACCAAGGTGCAGTATCTTTACTACAGCGACCCCATTGGACTGGAGCGTTGTACGCAGTGTGAGGTCATCCCCAAGTCAA GACACAAAGCGAAAGAAACAGAGGCGATAGTTGCGGTGGTGGTTGTCGTGGTCCTGGTCGCCCTGATGACTAGCGGGGCATACTTCCTCATCTTCCAGCGTAGGAGAATCAAACAGTGGCTGCAGCCTCCTTGCGAGATCCCACCTCAT TTTCTCCTGGAGCCATTTCCTGAGCATCACATTTCGGCCCTCACCAGCAGCCCAACCGAAGGTCGCTATGACATCATTTCTTCCATTGAATGA
- the ifngr2 gene encoding interferon gamma receptor 2 isoform X1 codes for MLFIFLCLLAVVQVQALSEATLAPPQNIHTDNWLLMWTPATEERDLTYTVQYSSFNTKVWQDVPACIQTPFNSCNVAFTKDQSQHGCVKLRVRAERRGLKSIPVKACSRHSDTCSPEVNLTARPGSLTVYLNKNNSLTAEHAAHVKHRVYYGKEGESLERMYEDGTLSVSISNLEEGQRYCTKVQYLYYSDPIGLERCTQCEVIPKSRHKAKETEAIVAVVVVVVLVALMTSGAYFLIFQRRRIKQWLQPPCEIPPHFLLEPFPEHHISALTSSPTEGRYDIISSIE; via the exons atgcttttcattttcctgtgcCTTCTAGCCGTCGTCCAAG TTCAAGCCCTGTCTGAGGCGACGTTGGCTCCACCACAGAACATCCATACTGATAATTGGCTGCTGATGTGGACCCCCGCCACTGAGGAGAGGGACCTCACCTATACTGTCCAGTACAGCAG CTTCAACACCAAAGTGTGGCAGGATGTACCAGCTTGCATCCAGACACCTTTCAACTCATGCAATGTCGCCTTCACCAAGGATCAGAGCCAGCACGGCTGTGTGAAGCTGCGTGTGCGAGCAGAGAGACGTGGCCTGAAGTCAATACCAGTCAAAGCCTGCAGCAGACACA gcgACACCTGCAGCCCTGAAGTCAATCTGACTGCACGGCCCGGCTCCCTGACTGTTTATTTGAACAAGAACAACAGTTTGACCGCGGAACATGCAGCCCATGTAAAACACAGGGTCTACTATGGCAAAGAAGGAGAGTCACTGGAG cgTATGTATGAAGATGGTACGTTATCGGTGTCCATCTCCAACCTGGAGGAGGGACAACGATACTGTACCAAGGTGCAGTATCTTTACTACAGCGACCCCATTGGACTGGAGCGTTGTACGCAGTGTGAGGTCATCCCCAAGTCAA GACACAAAGCGAAAGAAACAGAGGCGATAGTTGCGGTGGTGGTTGTCGTGGTCCTGGTCGCCCTGATGACTAGCGGGGCATACTTCCTCATCTTCCAGCGTAGGAGAATCAAACAGTGGCTGCAGCCTCCTTGCGAGATCCCACCTCAT TTTCTCCTGGAGCCATTTCCTGAGCATCACATTTCGGCCCTCACCAGCAGCCCAACCGAAGGTCGCTATGACATCATTTCTTCCATTGAATGA